Proteins from a genomic interval of Hydrogenispora ethanolica:
- a CDS encoding ABC transporter ATP-binding protein, whose amino-acid sequence MAFLELTGVQKKFGKQFAVRDFNLEVQKGEFVSFLGGSGCGKTTTLRMIAGFELPTAGRIRIGDRDVSNVPPNRRRVGMVFQNYALFPNLNVVQNIAFGLKVAGVPVKTRLEQAGRLLDMVHLDGFQNRYPHQLSGGQQQRVALARALAIQPQVLLLDEPLSALDAKIRLKLRQEIRALQKELGITTIYVTHDQEEALSLSDRIVVMREGRIEQVGTPAQIYHDPASLFVASFIGTLNRLRAEVADPAAGRLAVAGQVIRTGGVFSRPKGEPVCVALRPERLSLERRNDDDNCLSGILSHVTLLGAIVRWSVRVGEQEIRIDTFNDPLLEMPPAGQTVRVYFPEAACRVMEDSEVAAG is encoded by the coding sequence ATGGCTTTTCTGGAATTGACGGGCGTGCAAAAAAAATTCGGCAAACAGTTCGCGGTGCGCGATTTCAACCTGGAGGTCCAAAAAGGGGAATTCGTCTCCTTCCTGGGCGGCAGCGGCTGTGGCAAGACCACCACCTTGCGGATGATCGCCGGTTTCGAGCTGCCGACCGCCGGCCGGATCCGCATCGGGGACCGGGACGTCAGTAATGTCCCGCCCAACCGCAGGCGGGTGGGGATGGTTTTTCAAAATTACGCCCTGTTTCCCAACCTGAACGTGGTTCAAAACATCGCTTTCGGCCTGAAAGTGGCCGGCGTCCCCGTCAAAACCCGGCTGGAACAGGCCGGACGGCTGCTCGACATGGTGCATTTGGACGGGTTTCAAAATCGCTATCCGCACCAGTTGTCCGGCGGCCAGCAGCAGCGGGTGGCCCTGGCCCGGGCCCTGGCCATCCAACCCCAGGTGTTGCTGCTCGACGAACCGCTGTCGGCGCTGGACGCAAAGATCCGCCTCAAACTGCGCCAGGAGATCCGGGCGCTCCAAAAGGAGCTCGGCATCACCACCATCTATGTCACCCACGATCAGGAAGAGGCCCTTTCCCTCTCGGACCGGATCGTGGTGATGCGGGAGGGCCGCATCGAACAGGTGGGTACCCCGGCCCAGATCTACCATGACCCCGCCTCACTCTTCGTGGCATCGTTCATCGGGACGCTGAACCGGCTGCGGGCGGAAGTGGCCGATCCCGCCGCCGGCAGGCTGGCCGTGGCCGGACAAGTGATCAGAACGGGCGGGGTTTTCTCCCGTCCAAAGGGCGAGCCGGTCTGCGTCGCGCTGCGCCCGGAGCGGCTGAGCCTCGAGCGGCGGAATGACGACGACAACTGCCTCTCCGGCATCCTGTCCCATGTGACGCTGCTGGGAGCGATCGTTCGCTGGTCGGTCCGGGTCGGGGAACAGGAGATCCGCATCGATACCTTTAACGATCCGCTGCTCGAAATGCCCCCGGCCGGCCAGACGGTTCGCGTTTACTTCCCGGAAGCGGCCTGCCGGGTGATGGAGGATAGCGAGGTTGCGGCCGGTTAG
- a CDS encoding ABC transporter permease, translating into MSMRKIWSWFWLGAGCLYFFIPLLATFLFSLQRQAGTLSFLAYQNVFGDPNFLASFLFSAAMAVGTILAGFALMVPTVFWIHWKFPRLKPVIETCTLLPFVIPPIVLVFGLIRLYSSPPLTWVTSPALLIAGYIVLAFPYIYRAVDTGLRSMEVKTLMEASLSLGANGAAAFFGVILPNLRTSLLSAAFLTFSIVMGELTFAVMLAWPAFGPYMALVGRDLAYEPAALAIFSFFLTWLSIALIGWLTAGLSGRKGNAVPGGGA; encoded by the coding sequence ATGAGCATGCGCAAAATCTGGTCCTGGTTCTGGCTGGGAGCGGGGTGTCTCTATTTCTTCATCCCGCTGCTGGCGACCTTTCTCTTCTCGCTGCAGCGCCAAGCCGGTACGCTGAGCTTTCTCGCGTACCAAAATGTATTCGGCGATCCCAATTTTCTGGCCTCATTCCTCTTCTCCGCGGCGATGGCGGTAGGGACCATCCTGGCCGGCTTCGCGCTGATGGTGCCGACCGTCTTTTGGATCCACTGGAAATTTCCCAGACTCAAGCCGGTGATCGAAACCTGCACCCTGCTGCCGTTCGTGATCCCCCCGATCGTGCTGGTATTCGGATTAATCCGCTTGTACAGCAGTCCGCCGCTGACCTGGGTCACGAGCCCCGCCTTACTCATCGCCGGTTATATCGTGCTGGCCTTTCCCTACATCTACCGGGCGGTGGACACCGGCCTGCGCTCGATGGAGGTGAAGACCCTGATGGAGGCATCGCTGAGCCTGGGAGCCAACGGCGCCGCCGCCTTTTTTGGGGTCATCCTGCCGAACCTGCGGACCAGTCTGCTGTCAGCGGCCTTCCTGACCTTTTCGATCGTGATGGGCGAGTTGACCTTCGCCGTCATGCTGGCCTGGCCGGCGTTCGGCCCCTACATGGCGCTGGTCGGGCGGGACCTGGCCTACGAACCCGCCGCTCTCGCCATCTTCAGCTTCTTCCTGACCTGGCTATCAATCGCCTTGATCGGCTGGCTCACCGCCGGCTTGAGCGGCCGGAAGGGGAACGCCGTCCCCGGCGGCGGAGCCTGA
- a CDS encoding OadG family protein — MSFFESIVVSLFCIATVFVVLACLFVFVKILSKVLSGLAAKSAPLSEDAKTAVETAAIAAPAADAPDFTAGELKLINVDEKTAAMIMAIVSHESQIPLSELQFRSIKAVPKTEIQ; from the coding sequence ATGTCGTTCTTCGAAAGTATTGTCGTATCGTTGTTCTGTATCGCAACGGTATTTGTGGTGTTGGCATGCTTGTTTGTCTTCGTCAAGATCCTATCGAAGGTTTTGAGCGGGTTGGCCGCAAAAAGCGCGCCGCTATCCGAGGATGCGAAAACAGCGGTGGAAACGGCGGCGATTGCGGCCCCGGCCGCGGACGCTCCGGATTTCACCGCCGGAGAACTGAAGCTCATCAACGTGGATGAGAAGACGGCCGCCATGATCATGGCCATCGTCAGCCACGAGTCCCAAATTCCCCTGTCGGAGCTGCAGTTCCGCTCGATCAAGGCAGTCCCAAAAACGGAAATTCAATAG
- a CDS encoding ABC transporter permease yields MAEQLRRGAVAPLSGRLRSGLGLLPFILFAVAFMLLPAGSLLIGGFQDPAGHFTLDNIYRLARPDIMGSYLLTVQISLVTALGGGVLGFLLAYGITLGGLPRFVQGFITTFCGVASNFAGVPLAFAFISTLGRVGMITVLLRTLFGINLYDRGFNLYSFWGLSLTYLFFQIPLMVLIITPALEGMKKQWREAAESLGASAFQYWRMVALPVLAPTLLASFILLFGNAFGAYATAYALTGGLLNITPILIGAQIRGDVLHDPNLGYALALGMVILMALLILAYSWLQKTYSRWLQ; encoded by the coding sequence ATGGCAGAACAGCTGCGGAGGGGCGCGGTCGCGCCCCTCTCCGGAAGACTCCGGTCCGGCCTCGGCCTGTTGCCGTTCATCCTGTTCGCGGTGGCGTTCATGCTGCTGCCCGCCGGCTCGCTGCTGATCGGAGGGTTTCAGGACCCGGCCGGCCATTTCACCCTGGACAATATCTACCGCCTGGCGCGGCCGGATATCATGGGTTCCTACCTGCTGACGGTCCAGATCAGCCTGGTGACGGCGCTGGGCGGCGGAGTGCTCGGCTTTCTGCTGGCCTATGGCATCACCCTGGGCGGGCTGCCCCGTTTCGTGCAGGGGTTCATCACCACCTTCTGCGGAGTGGCCTCCAATTTCGCCGGCGTGCCGCTGGCTTTCGCCTTCATCTCCACCCTGGGGCGGGTGGGCATGATCACCGTCTTGCTGCGGACGCTGTTCGGCATCAACCTCTACGACCGGGGTTTCAACCTCTATAGTTTCTGGGGCCTTTCCCTGACCTATCTGTTCTTTCAGATACCCCTGATGGTGTTAATTATCACGCCCGCGCTGGAGGGGATGAAAAAACAGTGGCGCGAGGCGGCCGAAAGCCTGGGCGCGTCCGCCTTTCAATACTGGCGGATGGTGGCCCTGCCGGTGCTGGCGCCGACGCTGCTGGCCTCGTTCATCCTGCTGTTTGGCAATGCCTTCGGCGCCTATGCCACGGCCTACGCCCTGACGGGCGGGCTGTTGAATATCACCCCCATCCTGATCGGCGCCCAGATCCGCGGCGATGTGCTGCACGATCCCAATCTCGGGTATGCCCTGGCCCTGGGCATGGTGATCCTGATGGCCCTCTTGATACTGGCCTATTCCTGGCTGCAAAAAACATACTCGCGGTGGCTGCAATGA
- a CDS encoding pyruvate carboxylase subunit B, with the protein MKVNITETVLRDANQSLIATRMPFSDFEAILETLDQAGYYSLECWGGATFDSCLRYLNEDPWERLKKIKDKVKKTPLQMLLRGQNILGYKHYPDDVVRQFVAHSVDQGMDIFRIFDALNDFRNIAVAVDETLKRKAHAQGCICYTTSPIHNLEKYAKMGKQLEEMGVASICIKDMAGIMGPQEAYDLVKTLKESVKVPVFLHTHSTTGLGPVSYFKAVEAGCDGIDCAISSFSGGTSQPATESMHYAFKQFGYQTGLDEKTLKVINDFFKPLKAKYIASGLMDAFVMGTETDALVYQVPGGMLSNLIAQLKAQNAIDKLDEVLAETPRVRKDLGYPPLVTPMSQMVGVQAATNVLQGERYKSVSKEIKSYLRGEYGQAPGEIDPALIQKVLGDEKPITARFADTLAPEFDKVKEELKGVARNDRDVLSYIVFPQIAEKFFKEREERTATKVSYSIVKK; encoded by the coding sequence ATGAAAGTCAACATCACGGAAACGGTACTACGCGATGCCAACCAGTCGCTGATCGCCACTCGAATGCCTTTCTCGGACTTCGAAGCGATTTTGGAGACGTTGGACCAGGCGGGGTATTACTCCCTGGAGTGCTGGGGCGGGGCGACATTCGACTCCTGCCTGCGCTATTTGAATGAGGACCCCTGGGAAAGACTGAAGAAGATCAAGGACAAGGTGAAGAAGACGCCGCTGCAGATGCTGCTCAGGGGGCAAAATATTCTCGGCTACAAGCACTATCCCGACGATGTGGTCCGCCAGTTTGTGGCCCACTCCGTGGATCAGGGCATGGATATCTTCCGGATCTTCGACGCCCTGAACGATTTCCGCAATATCGCGGTCGCCGTGGATGAAACCTTGAAACGAAAGGCTCATGCCCAGGGGTGCATCTGCTACACCACCAGCCCCATCCACAACCTCGAGAAATACGCCAAAATGGGCAAACAGCTGGAAGAGATGGGAGTCGCCTCGATCTGCATCAAGGACATGGCCGGGATCATGGGGCCGCAAGAAGCCTACGACCTGGTGAAAACACTGAAGGAATCGGTCAAAGTGCCGGTCTTCCTGCATACCCATTCCACGACGGGTTTGGGACCGGTCTCCTACTTCAAGGCGGTCGAGGCCGGTTGCGACGGCATCGACTGCGCGATCTCCTCCTTCTCGGGCGGCACCTCGCAGCCCGCCACGGAGTCAATGCATTACGCCTTTAAGCAATTCGGCTATCAAACCGGGCTGGATGAAAAGACCCTGAAAGTAATCAACGATTTCTTCAAGCCGCTCAAGGCCAAATATATTGCGTCCGGGCTGATGGATGCCTTTGTGATGGGCACCGAGACCGACGCCCTCGTCTATCAGGTTCCCGGCGGCATGCTTTCCAATCTGATTGCGCAGTTGAAAGCGCAAAACGCCATTGACAAGCTGGATGAAGTGCTGGCGGAGACGCCCCGGGTCCGAAAGGATCTCGGATATCCGCCGCTGGTGACTCCCATGAGCCAGATGGTCGGCGTCCAGGCGGCCACCAATGTGCTGCAGGGCGAACGGTACAAGAGCGTCTCCAAAGAGATCAAGTCTTACCTGCGGGGCGAATACGGCCAGGCGCCGGGCGAGATCGACCCCGCGCTGATTCAAAAGGTATTGGGCGACGAAAAGCCGATCACGGCCCGGTTCGCCGATACCCTGGCACCGGAGTTCGATAAAGTCAAGGAAGAGTTGAAAGGCGTCGCCCGGAACGATCGCGACGTCCTCTCCTATATTGTCTTCCCGCAGATTGCCGAGAAGTTTTTCAAAGAGCGGGAGGAGCGCACGGCAACGAAGGTCTCCTATTCAATCGTGAAAAAGTAG